In Tessaracoccus flavus, the following are encoded in one genomic region:
- a CDS encoding antitoxin has product MGLFDKARDLAAQHEDKIEDGIERGGDFVDDKTGGKYAGQVDQAQDFANNHLDEISGSDNVPPTTPVPGS; this is encoded by the coding sequence ATGGGTTTGTTCGACAAGGCCCGCGATCTCGCGGCACAGCACGAGGACAAGATCGAAGACGGCATCGAGCGCGGCGGCGATTTCGTCGACGACAAGACCGGCGGCAAGTACGCGGGGCAGGTTGACCAGGCGCAGGACTTCGCCAACAACCACCTCGACGAGATCTCGGGATCGGACAACGTCCCGCCGACCACCCCGGTGCCCGGCTCCTAG
- a CDS encoding aldose 1-epimerase family protein, giving the protein MTIKPTGEQLEINHGRYAVVVTEVGATLRSLTVDGEEVLWTFPETGTPRHCSGQQLTPWPNRIRDGRYTFDGQQQQLDITEPPRHTALHGLGRFLPWRVESRSATEVVQSAVIYPQNGWDGVLGMTIVHRLSDDGLTVRVTAENLGGNRLPYGYGAHPYVAADLATAVLTTPFRRELLVDEVRLLPGELTEVTVANDFRGGKTVGDTVLDTAFCDPETGWEVSVTTADRTVSLWADDSMRWGQVFTAPTRDGIAIEPMTCGPDAFNEGPTHDGVIILEPGESTSCEWGVRVR; this is encoded by the coding sequence ATGACGATCAAGCCCACCGGAGAACAGCTCGAGATCAACCACGGCCGCTACGCGGTCGTCGTCACGGAGGTCGGGGCAACGCTGCGCAGCCTCACCGTCGACGGCGAGGAGGTGCTGTGGACCTTTCCGGAGACGGGCACCCCGCGGCACTGCAGTGGCCAGCAGCTGACCCCCTGGCCGAACCGCATCCGCGACGGCCGCTACACGTTCGACGGCCAGCAGCAGCAGTTGGACATCACCGAGCCGCCCCGCCACACGGCCCTCCACGGTCTCGGCCGGTTCCTCCCGTGGCGCGTCGAGTCCCGTTCCGCCACCGAGGTGGTCCAGTCCGCGGTCATCTACCCACAGAACGGCTGGGACGGCGTGCTGGGCATGACGATCGTCCACCGGCTCTCCGACGACGGCCTCACGGTCCGCGTCACCGCGGAGAACCTCGGCGGGAACCGACTCCCCTACGGCTACGGTGCCCACCCGTACGTGGCCGCAGACCTCGCCACGGCGGTGCTCACCACCCCGTTCCGCAGGGAACTCCTCGTCGATGAGGTCAGGCTGCTGCCGGGCGAGCTCACCGAGGTGACCGTGGCCAACGACTTCCGGGGCGGCAAGACGGTCGGCGACACAGTCCTCGACACGGCGTTCTGCGACCCGGAGACCGGATGGGAGGTGTCGGTGACCACCGCGGACCGCACTGTGTCGCTCTGGGCCGACGATTCGATGCGGTGGGGTCAGGTGTTCACGGCGCCGACCCGAGACGGCATCGCGATCGAGCCCATGACCTGCGGGCCAGACGCGTTCAACGAGGGCCCGACGCATGACGGGGTCATCATCCTCGAGCCCGGCGAGAGCACGAGCTGCGAGTGGGGCGTCCGGGTCCGGTGA
- the rny gene encoding ribonuclease Y: MQELGWIIAGVLLVGLLGLAWLWRRSAAQSLQERDSWERRSRDDMNTMRASAQAAATSIREDAERVLAQAQARSREAMEDVERRRAEMEASLAAQRAELRESRAAQERRESRLHEREDRLAAELEGLDARLQRMEVQRAQLKEQREEARAEREQAAAELERIAGLTHAEARAEVVAEAERQAKLTATAIARDIEATAKRDADKLARSIVVTAIQRVASEQTSESVVSTVHLPSDDMKGRIIGREGRNIRAFEQITGVNVLIDDTPESVLLSSFDPVRREAARLTLVDLVADGRIHPARIEEVFERSERRISERIERAAEDALTEVGIVDLHPDLVPIIGSLAFRTSYGQNVLRHLVECAHLAGVMAAELGLDVATCKRAAFLHDIGKALTHEVEGPHAIIGAELLRKHGEHDDIVHAVEAHHNEVEPRTVEAILTQAADAISGSRPGARRESLEAYVERMENLETIATSHDGVVRAYAMQAGREVRVMVAPEDVDDAGAQGLARDIAREIERNLSYPGQIRITVVRESRATETAH; this comes from the coding sequence ATGCAGGAACTGGGATGGATCATCGCGGGTGTGCTGCTGGTCGGCCTACTGGGGTTGGCCTGGCTCTGGCGGCGGAGCGCGGCGCAGTCACTGCAGGAGCGCGACTCCTGGGAGCGGCGCTCGCGCGACGACATGAACACGATGCGGGCCTCGGCGCAGGCGGCGGCCACCAGCATCCGCGAGGACGCCGAGCGCGTGCTGGCCCAGGCGCAGGCCCGCTCCAGGGAAGCGATGGAGGACGTCGAGCGCCGCAGGGCGGAGATGGAGGCGAGCCTCGCGGCCCAGCGGGCTGAGCTGCGGGAATCGAGGGCAGCCCAGGAGCGGCGGGAGTCCCGCCTCCACGAACGCGAAGACCGGCTGGCCGCGGAACTCGAGGGGCTCGACGCCCGGCTGCAGCGCATGGAGGTGCAGCGCGCGCAACTGAAGGAGCAGCGCGAGGAGGCTCGCGCCGAGCGGGAGCAGGCCGCGGCGGAACTCGAACGGATCGCCGGACTCACCCACGCCGAGGCGCGCGCCGAGGTGGTCGCCGAGGCGGAGCGGCAGGCGAAGCTGACGGCCACCGCGATCGCCCGCGACATCGAGGCCACCGCCAAGCGCGACGCTGACAAGCTGGCCCGCTCCATCGTCGTCACCGCCATCCAGCGGGTGGCCTCCGAGCAGACGAGCGAGTCGGTCGTCTCCACCGTGCACCTGCCGAGCGACGACATGAAGGGCCGGATCATCGGCCGGGAGGGCCGCAACATCCGGGCGTTCGAGCAGATCACCGGCGTCAACGTCCTCATCGACGACACTCCCGAATCGGTGCTGCTGAGCAGCTTCGACCCGGTCCGCCGCGAGGCCGCGCGGCTGACGCTGGTGGATCTCGTGGCCGACGGCCGCATCCACCCGGCCCGCATCGAGGAAGTGTTCGAGCGGAGCGAGCGCCGCATCAGCGAACGGATCGAGCGGGCCGCCGAGGACGCGCTCACCGAAGTGGGCATCGTCGACCTGCACCCTGACCTCGTGCCGATCATCGGCTCGCTGGCGTTTCGCACCTCATACGGCCAGAACGTGCTCAGGCACCTCGTCGAGTGCGCACACTTGGCCGGCGTCATGGCCGCCGAACTCGGGCTGGACGTGGCCACGTGCAAGCGCGCGGCCTTCCTCCACGACATCGGCAAGGCGCTCACCCACGAGGTCGAAGGGCCTCACGCGATCATCGGCGCCGAGCTGCTGCGCAAGCACGGGGAGCACGACGACATCGTGCACGCCGTCGAGGCGCACCACAACGAGGTGGAGCCCCGCACCGTCGAGGCCATCCTCACCCAGGCCGCGGACGCCATCTCCGGCTCACGCCCCGGCGCGCGGCGGGAGTCGCTCGAGGCCTACGTCGAGCGTATGGAGAACCTCGAGACCATCGCCACGTCGCACGACGGCGTCGTGCGCGCCTACGCCATGCAGGCCGGGCGCGAGGTCCGGGTGATGGTCGCTCCCGAGGACGTCGACGACGCAGGGGCGCAGGGGCTGGCCCGCGACATCGCCCGCGAGATCGAGCGCAACCTCAGTTACCCGGGCCAGATCCGGATCACGGTGGTCAGGGAGTCCCGGGCCACCGAGACGGCCCACTGA
- a CDS encoding regulatory protein RecX codes for MTSEQGDQLEVARKIALDLLAVRQRSAHELGAAMARRNVPDDVAGEIIARFTGVGLVDDEAFAAALTSTRSTVGQRGRHRIRAELQAKGIDREVAESALADLDPDDELEAALALARRRARSMTSLEPHVARRRLAGVLARRGFPSSVVSAAVSEALGGSVEFSTGQE; via the coding sequence TTGACTTCTGAGCAGGGCGACCAGCTTGAGGTTGCCAGGAAGATAGCGCTGGATCTCCTGGCGGTCCGGCAGCGCTCGGCCCACGAGCTGGGCGCTGCCATGGCCCGCCGGAACGTCCCCGACGACGTCGCAGGTGAGATCATCGCCCGCTTCACCGGGGTCGGTCTGGTGGATGACGAGGCTTTCGCCGCGGCCCTCACCAGCACGCGCTCGACGGTGGGTCAGCGGGGCCGTCACCGCATCCGGGCCGAGCTCCAAGCCAAGGGCATCGACCGCGAGGTGGCCGAGTCGGCGCTGGCCGATCTTGACCCGGACGACGAGCTGGAAGCCGCCCTGGCGCTGGCACGCCGGAGGGCCCGCTCCATGACCTCGCTCGAGCCGCACGTGGCGCGCCGACGGCTGGCGGGTGTGCTCGCGCGCCGCGGGTTCCCCAGCTCCGTCGTCAGCGCTGCGGTGTCCGAGGCGCTGGGCGGCTCTGTTGAGTTTTCCACAGGGCAGGAATAG
- the recA gene encoding recombinase RecA — MAVADRTKALEAALAQIEKAHGKGSIMRLGEDNRQPIDVIPTGSVALDVALGIGGLPRGRVIEIYGPESSGKTTVALHAIASAQRDGGICAFIDAEHALDPDYAQKLGVNTDELLVSQPDNGEQALEIADTLVRSGAMALIVIDSVAALTPRAEIEGEMGDSHVGLQARLMSQALRKMTGALKSSNTTAIFINQLREKIGVMFGNPETTTGGRALKFYSSVRLDVRRIETLKDGTEMVGNRTRVKVVKNKVAPPFKQAEFDIIYGQGISREGSLIDLGVDAGIIRKAGAWFTYESDQLGQGKENARTFLKNNPDVAAEIERRIRVHLGVDQEAVPEGIDPVTGEVDF, encoded by the coding sequence ATGGCCGTTGCGGACCGCACCAAGGCGCTCGAGGCAGCGCTCGCCCAGATCGAGAAGGCCCACGGCAAGGGCTCGATCATGCGCCTCGGCGAGGACAATCGCCAACCCATTGACGTCATTCCCACGGGCTCGGTTGCGCTGGACGTGGCGCTCGGCATCGGCGGGTTGCCGCGCGGCCGCGTCATCGAGATCTACGGCCCCGAATCCAGCGGTAAGACGACCGTGGCCCTCCACGCGATCGCCAGCGCCCAACGCGACGGCGGCATCTGCGCCTTCATCGACGCGGAGCACGCCCTCGACCCCGACTACGCGCAGAAGCTGGGCGTCAACACCGACGAACTGCTCGTCTCCCAGCCGGACAACGGCGAGCAGGCGCTCGAGATCGCCGACACGCTGGTCCGCTCCGGTGCCATGGCACTCATCGTCATCGACTCCGTGGCCGCTCTGACGCCGCGCGCGGAGATCGAGGGAGAGATGGGTGATTCCCACGTCGGTCTCCAGGCGCGTCTCATGAGCCAGGCGTTGCGCAAGATGACCGGCGCTCTGAAGTCCTCCAACACCACCGCGATCTTCATCAACCAGCTCCGCGAGAAGATCGGCGTGATGTTCGGCAATCCGGAGACCACCACCGGCGGTCGCGCGCTCAAGTTCTACTCGTCGGTGCGCCTGGACGTCCGCCGCATCGAGACGCTCAAGGACGGCACCGAGATGGTGGGCAACCGTACCCGCGTCAAGGTGGTCAAGAACAAGGTGGCCCCGCCCTTCAAGCAGGCGGAGTTCGACATCATCTACGGACAGGGCATCTCGCGCGAAGGCAGCCTCATCGATCTCGGCGTGGACGCCGGCATCATCCGCAAGGCCGGTGCCTGGTTCACCTACGAGAGCGACCAGCTGGGACAGGGCAAGGAGAACGCGCGCACGTTCCTGAAGAACAACCCCGACGTGGCCGCAGAGATCGAGCGACGCATCCGCGTCCACCTCGGTGTCGATCAGGAGGCCGTGCCGGAGGGTATCGACCCGGTGACGGGCGAAGTTGACTTCTGA
- a CDS encoding DUF3046 domain-containing protein: MREVELWARMAAVLPGGYAATWADQVVLEDLDGRTVRDALGAGIPCKRIWRAVWRQLELPDTLR; this comes from the coding sequence ATGCGAGAGGTCGAGTTGTGGGCACGGATGGCAGCGGTGCTTCCCGGCGGCTACGCCGCGACCTGGGCGGACCAGGTGGTCCTCGAGGACCTGGACGGGCGAACCGTCCGGGACGCGCTCGGGGCCGGGATTCCGTGCAAGCGCATCTGGCGGGCCGTGTGGCGGCAACTCGAATTGCCCGACACGCTGCGCTGA
- a CDS encoding DeoR/GlpR family DNA-binding transcription regulator: protein MVALLALLSEQGQLPLSQLADALGASAATIRRDVALLAAQGLLERTHGGARPVKGNRELPVRLRDGRNQDAKRRIARMVASLIPTGKHAIGLTGGTTTAEVLRALRHRDDLTIITNSLSIGLEAAEQGQARVLIAGGVLRPNSLELVGSLAESTMKLVNVGTAVIGVDGISAEGGLTTHDEIEARTNYAMIERAQRVIVAVDSTKVGNTTLAKMADFSEIQILVTDSGAPDTQLDRFRDAGVEVHVVEGPKHR, encoded by the coding sequence ATGGTGGCGCTGCTCGCCCTGTTGAGCGAACAAGGACAACTGCCGCTATCGCAATTGGCTGACGCGCTCGGCGCATCGGCGGCCACCATCCGTCGCGACGTTGCGCTGCTGGCCGCTCAGGGGCTCCTCGAACGCACCCACGGCGGAGCCCGCCCCGTGAAGGGCAACCGCGAGCTCCCGGTCCGGCTCCGCGACGGGCGCAATCAGGACGCCAAGCGCCGGATAGCTCGGATGGTCGCGAGCCTCATTCCCACGGGAAAGCATGCGATAGGCCTGACGGGCGGCACCACCACTGCCGAGGTGCTGCGCGCGCTCCGGCACCGCGACGACCTCACGATCATCACGAACTCACTGAGCATCGGGCTCGAGGCCGCCGAGCAGGGACAGGCCCGGGTGCTCATCGCCGGCGGCGTGCTGCGGCCCAACTCGCTGGAGCTGGTGGGCTCGCTGGCCGAATCGACGATGAAGCTCGTCAACGTCGGCACCGCGGTCATCGGCGTCGACGGGATCAGCGCAGAGGGCGGTCTCACCACGCACGACGAGATCGAGGCACGCACGAACTACGCCATGATCGAGCGGGCACAGCGCGTCATCGTGGCGGTGGACTCAACGAAGGTCGGGAACACGACCCTGGCGAAGATGGCCGACTTCAGCGAGATCCAGATCCTCGTCACAGACTCGGGCGCACCCGACACGCAGCTCGACCGGTTCCGCGATGCGGGGGTCGAGGTGCACGTAGTCGAGGGTCCCAAGCACCGCTGA
- a CDS encoding helix-turn-helix domain-containing protein, translating to MKTILIRKVMGETLRETRMCAGMTLREVSTASMVSLGYLSEIERGHKEASSEVLCAIARALDISLSDLMISISAKLATLENAHARVPVAA from the coding sequence GTGAAGACAATTCTGATTCGTAAGGTGATGGGCGAGACACTGCGGGAAACCCGCATGTGCGCCGGCATGACCCTGCGCGAAGTGTCCACGGCGAGCATGGTCTCGCTCGGCTACCTGTCCGAGATCGAGCGTGGACACAAGGAAGCGTCGAGCGAAGTGCTGTGCGCCATCGCGCGGGCGCTGGATATCTCGCTCTCCGACCTCATGATCTCGATCAGCGCGAAGCTGGCAACGCTCGAAAACGCCCACGCCCGGGTGCCGGTGGCCGCCTAG
- a CDS encoding CinA family protein, giving the protein MTERSLTLATCESLTGGGIGAALTSVPGASAVYRGGLVTYARDLKSSLAGVDEQLIADEGVVNELTAVQMAFGTQRRCNADWVVATTGVAGPEKIDGVDVGTVWFAVVGPKVGMSPAPQYTELTRFEGDREAIRGAAVEHAFAMLLRVL; this is encoded by the coding sequence ATGACCGAGCGCTCGCTCACGCTCGCTACGTGCGAATCGCTGACCGGCGGCGGCATCGGGGCTGCGCTGACCTCCGTGCCCGGGGCCTCAGCCGTGTACCGCGGGGGGCTGGTCACCTACGCCCGCGACCTCAAGTCCTCGCTCGCGGGCGTGGACGAGCAGCTCATCGCCGACGAGGGCGTGGTGAACGAGCTGACCGCCGTCCAGATGGCGTTCGGGACCCAGCGCCGCTGCAACGCCGACTGGGTCGTCGCCACCACCGGCGTCGCCGGCCCTGAGAAGATCGACGGCGTGGACGTCGGCACCGTGTGGTTCGCCGTCGTCGGGCCGAAGGTGGGCATGTCGCCGGCCCCGCAGTACACGGAGCTCACCCGGTTCGAGGGCGATCGCGAAGCCATCCGGGGCGCGGCCGTCGAGCACGCCTTTGCAATGCTGCTGCGCGTTTTGTGA
- the pgsA gene encoding CDP-diacylglycerol--glycerol-3-phosphate 3-phosphatidyltransferase, whose amino-acid sequence MTEKPRRVKPSNWNVPNVLTVLRIVLVPVFVVLLFMEPENQFWRLMATLVFIVAMLTDLADGHIARKYNLITDFGKLWDPVADKALTGAAFVSLSILGELPWFFTIIILLREWGITWVRAAIAKYGIMAANKGGKLKTLTQTFALILFSLWLPGLPGAVQVLAWLLMWAALILTVVTGIDYLKHAWAIRRKGKAEAR is encoded by the coding sequence GTGACAGAGAAACCACGCCGGGTGAAGCCCAGCAACTGGAACGTGCCGAACGTCTTGACGGTGCTGCGCATCGTGCTGGTGCCGGTCTTCGTCGTTCTGCTGTTCATGGAACCGGAGAACCAGTTCTGGCGTCTGATGGCGACGCTGGTGTTCATCGTCGCCATGCTCACGGACCTGGCCGACGGCCACATCGCGCGCAAGTACAACCTCATCACCGACTTCGGCAAGCTCTGGGATCCGGTGGCGGACAAGGCGCTCACCGGTGCGGCGTTCGTGTCGCTCAGCATCCTGGGCGAGCTGCCGTGGTTCTTCACCATCATCATCCTCCTGCGCGAATGGGGGATCACCTGGGTGCGCGCTGCGATCGCGAAGTACGGGATCATGGCCGCCAACAAGGGCGGCAAGCTGAAGACGCTCACCCAGACGTTCGCGCTGATCCTGTTCAGCCTCTGGCTGCCGGGGCTACCGGGCGCGGTGCAGGTGCTGGCCTGGCTCCTCATGTGGGCCGCACTGATCCTGACGGTCGTCACCGGCATCGACTACCTGAAGCACGCCTGGGCCATCCGCCGCAAGGGGAAGGCTGAGGCGCGCTAG
- the rimO gene encoding 30S ribosomal protein S12 methylthiotransferase RimO, with translation MTTTHSVHIASLGCARNDVDSEELAARLEDGGFVLVDDPERAETVVVNTCGFVDQAKKDSIDTLLAAADLKDTAGVKSVVAVGCMAERYGAQLAAELPEADAVLGFDDYAQIADRLRSILGGERHEAHVPRDRRRLLPLTPSARPAAASAVATPGHAPLPEGLAPASGPRPLRRRLGGGPSASLKIASGCDRRCAFCAIPAFRGSYLSRPVREVVSEARWLVEQGVREVFLVSENTSSYGKDLGSEHRLETLLPELAAIDGLDWIRVSYLQPAEIKPSMLAAMLQTPKVVPYFDLSFQHASATVLRRMRRFGSAEAFLALIEQIRRSAPTAGIRSNVIAGFPGETEADVEILRQFIVEANLDVMGVFGYSDEEGTEGATLPDHLPDDEIETRRSMLADLAIEVCESRAAERIGEDVVVLVESVDDDGVVGRAEHQAPETDGVVLLTGAARVGDLVPATVADSVGIDLTAEAK, from the coding sequence ATGACCACCACACATTCCGTCCACATCGCGTCCCTCGGCTGCGCGCGCAACGACGTCGACTCCGAGGAGCTCGCGGCGCGCCTCGAGGACGGCGGCTTCGTGCTCGTCGACGACCCCGAGCGGGCCGAGACGGTGGTGGTCAACACGTGCGGGTTCGTCGACCAGGCCAAGAAGGACTCCATCGACACCCTCTTGGCGGCGGCCGACCTCAAAGACACCGCCGGGGTGAAATCCGTCGTCGCCGTCGGCTGCATGGCCGAGCGGTACGGGGCGCAGCTCGCCGCCGAGCTCCCCGAGGCCGATGCCGTACTCGGCTTCGACGACTACGCCCAGATCGCGGACCGGCTGCGCTCCATCCTCGGCGGGGAGCGGCACGAGGCCCACGTCCCCCGTGACCGGCGCCGGCTGCTGCCGCTCACGCCGTCGGCCCGCCCGGCCGCGGCGTCCGCCGTCGCCACCCCCGGCCATGCGCCACTGCCCGAGGGGCTGGCCCCGGCGTCGGGCCCCCGGCCGCTCCGGCGTCGGCTCGGCGGCGGCCCGTCGGCGTCGCTCAAGATCGCCTCGGGCTGCGACCGCCGCTGCGCCTTCTGCGCCATCCCCGCCTTTCGCGGGAGCTACCTCTCGCGGCCCGTGCGCGAGGTGGTCTCCGAAGCCCGATGGCTCGTCGAGCAGGGGGTCAGGGAAGTGTTCCTCGTCTCGGAGAACACTTCCTCCTACGGCAAGGACCTCGGCTCCGAGCATCGGCTCGAGACGCTCCTGCCGGAGCTCGCCGCGATCGACGGGCTGGACTGGATCCGGGTCAGCTACCTGCAGCCCGCCGAGATCAAGCCGAGCATGCTCGCCGCCATGCTGCAGACACCGAAGGTGGTGCCGTACTTCGATCTGAGCTTTCAGCACGCGTCCGCCACGGTGCTGCGCCGGATGCGCCGCTTCGGCAGCGCCGAGGCGTTCCTGGCGTTGATCGAGCAGATCCGGCGCAGCGCCCCCACCGCGGGCATCCGCAGCAACGTCATCGCCGGGTTCCCGGGTGAGACCGAAGCCGACGTCGAGATCCTTCGGCAGTTCATCGTCGAGGCCAACCTCGACGTCATGGGGGTCTTCGGCTACTCCGACGAGGAGGGCACCGAGGGCGCCACCCTGCCCGACCATCTACCCGACGACGAGATCGAGACGCGCCGCTCGATGCTCGCCGATCTGGCCATCGAGGTGTGCGAGTCGCGCGCCGCCGAGCGCATCGGCGAGGACGTCGTCGTCCTGGTGGAATCGGTCGACGACGACGGCGTCGTGGGGCGCGCGGAGCATCAGGCACCCGAGACCGACGGCGTGGTCCTGCTCACGGGCGCGGCGCGGGTCGGCGACCTCGTGCCTGCCACAGTGGCAGACTCTGTGGGGATCGATCTGACAGCGGAGGCGAAGTGA
- a CDS encoding FtsK/SpoIIIE family DNA translocase, whose product MASRATSPKTRNTSTQARSRSGSGAARSTAKKPASKAPARSSSATPRKKTPPPKKQGPGVGMTILRGIGAAFRGLAGGVGWVARSFGGAAQDVDPKLRRDGWGLLLLALGIIVAARFWFGLPGTVGEWLQVGITTIFGRISPVVPAVLLYGAWRVLRHPRDVDEAPRTGLGWFLITLGVLGLVNISRGLPDPSDLPALREAGGVAGYLSSSVLTELLTVWVSVPLLALLTLFGIVVVIGRPLHEIAAGIGRVFGSLVERDTPSGRDPKLKLGVDVPYDTPLIEDPVEDDYDVYDPDDELLPASEPTHSPEPRQVPGKPKAEAPRDLEPPPHTPPPARAEQMQLGGDIVYQLPDDRTLAPGSKPKARTEASDKVVRQLAEVLREFEIDARVTGYTRGPTVTRYEVELGSAIKVSKVTGLADNIAYAVGSNEIRILTPIPGKSAIGIEIPNIDKEVVSLGDVLRSAKAKNDHHPLTVGLGKDVEGGYVVANMAKMPHLLVAGATGSGKSSFINSLITSVMMRATPEEVRMLLVDPKRVELNHYEGIPHLVTPIITSPKKAAEALAWVVREMDMRYDDLAAHGFRHVDDFNKAVRAGQVKPPEGSERVLTPYPYLLVVVDELADLMMVAPRDVEESVVRITQLARAAGIHLVLATQRPSTDVVTGLIKANVPSRLAFATSSMTDSRVILDQPGAEKLVGKGDGLFLPMGAGKPIRVQGAWVNESEIRDVVTFVSTQLQPNYRDDVTAGASAEKKVVDDIGDDLDLVLDACRLVVELQLGSTSMLQRKLRVGFAKAGRLMDILESRGVVGPSEGSKARDVLVKPDDLDEVLANLAAG is encoded by the coding sequence ATGGCGTCCCGCGCAACTTCCCCAAAAACGCGGAACACCAGCACCCAGGCGCGCTCGCGGAGCGGGTCGGGGGCTGCACGTTCCACAGCCAAGAAGCCGGCCTCAAAGGCACCGGCCAGGTCGTCGTCGGCGACCCCGCGTAAGAAGACGCCCCCGCCCAAGAAGCAGGGCCCCGGCGTCGGCATGACGATTCTCAGGGGCATCGGCGCGGCGTTCCGCGGCCTTGCGGGCGGCGTCGGCTGGGTGGCCCGCAGCTTCGGAGGCGCGGCGCAGGACGTCGACCCCAAGCTCCGGCGCGACGGCTGGGGGCTGCTGCTGCTCGCGCTCGGCATCATCGTCGCCGCACGGTTCTGGTTCGGTCTACCCGGCACCGTGGGCGAATGGCTGCAGGTGGGCATCACGACAATCTTCGGTCGCATCTCGCCGGTCGTCCCGGCGGTGCTGCTGTACGGGGCCTGGCGGGTCCTGCGGCACCCCCGCGACGTCGACGAGGCGCCCCGCACCGGACTCGGCTGGTTCCTCATCACGCTGGGCGTGCTCGGCCTGGTCAACATCTCCCGCGGGCTGCCCGACCCGAGCGACCTTCCCGCGCTGCGCGAGGCGGGCGGCGTGGCCGGCTACCTCTCCAGCTCCGTGCTCACCGAACTGCTGACCGTGTGGGTCTCCGTGCCGCTGCTCGCGCTGCTGACCCTGTTCGGCATCGTGGTGGTCATCGGCCGCCCGCTGCACGAGATCGCCGCCGGCATCGGCCGGGTCTTCGGTTCTCTCGTCGAGCGCGACACCCCGTCGGGTCGCGACCCGAAGCTGAAGCTCGGCGTCGACGTCCCCTACGACACGCCGCTCATCGAGGATCCGGTCGAGGACGACTACGACGTCTACGACCCCGACGACGAACTGCTCCCCGCCTCCGAGCCGACCCATTCCCCTGAGCCCCGGCAGGTGCCGGGCAAGCCGAAGGCCGAGGCCCCGCGCGACCTTGAGCCGCCCCCGCACACTCCGCCGCCGGCCCGAGCCGAGCAGATGCAACTCGGCGGCGACATCGTCTACCAGCTGCCCGACGACCGCACCCTGGCCCCCGGCAGCAAGCCGAAGGCTCGCACGGAGGCGTCCGACAAGGTGGTTCGGCAGCTCGCCGAGGTGCTGCGCGAGTTCGAGATCGACGCCCGCGTGACGGGCTACACGCGCGGGCCGACGGTGACGCGCTACGAGGTCGAGCTCGGCTCGGCGATCAAGGTCAGCAAGGTCACGGGACTGGCCGACAACATCGCCTACGCCGTCGGGTCCAACGAGATCCGCATCCTCACCCCGATCCCCGGCAAGTCCGCCATCGGCATCGAGATTCCCAACATCGACAAGGAAGTGGTCTCGCTCGGCGACGTGCTGCGCTCCGCCAAGGCGAAGAACGACCACCACCCACTCACCGTCGGTCTGGGCAAGGACGTCGAGGGCGGCTACGTCGTGGCGAACATGGCCAAGATGCCCCACCTCCTCGTGGCTGGCGCCACCGGGTCCGGCAAGTCGAGCTTCATCAACTCGCTGATCACCTCGGTGATGATGCGCGCCACCCCGGAGGAGGTCCGCATGCTGCTCGTGGACCCCAAGCGCGTGGAGCTCAACCACTACGAGGGCATCCCGCACCTGGTCACCCCCATCATCACCAGCCCCAAGAAGGCCGCCGAGGCGCTCGCCTGGGTGGTGCGGGAGATGGACATGCGCTACGACGATCTCGCGGCGCACGGCTTCCGCCACGTCGACGACTTCAACAAGGCGGTGCGCGCCGGGCAGGTGAAGCCCCCGGAGGGCTCCGAGCGGGTCCTCACCCCCTACCCGTACCTGCTCGTGGTGGTGGACGAGCTCGCCGACCTCATGATGGTGGCTCCGCGCGACGTCGAGGAGTCGGTGGTGCGGATCACGCAGCTCGCTCGGGCCGCCGGCATCCACCTCGTGCTCGCCACCCAGCGCCCCTCGACCGACGTCGTGACCGGCCTCATCAAGGCCAACGTGCCCTCCCGGCTCGCGTTCGCCACCAGCTCGATGACCGACTCGCGCGTCATCCTCGACCAGCCGGGCGCCGAGAAGCTCGTCGGCAAGGGCGACGGCCTGTTCCTGCCCATGGGCGCCGGCAAGCCGATCCGTGTCCAGGGTGCCTGGGTCAACGAGTCGGAGATCCGCGACGTCGTGACGTTCGTCTCCACGCAGCTGCAGCCCAACTACCGCGACGACGTCACCGCCGGGGCGTCGGCCGAGAAGAAGGTGGTCGACGACATCGGCGACGACCTCGACCTCGTGCTCGACGCCTGCCGCCTCGTCGTGGAACTCCAGCTCGGCTCCACCTCGATGCTCCAGCGCAAGCTGCGCGTCGGCTTCGCGAAGGCCGGCCGCCTGATGGACATCCTGGAGAGCAGGGGAGTGGTCGGCCCGTCCGAGGGGTCGAAGGCGCGCGACGTGCTCGTCAAGCCCGACGATCTCGACGAGGTACTCGCGAATCTCGCCGCAGGCTGA